In one Bactrocera tryoni isolate S06 chromosome 5, CSIRO_BtryS06_freeze2, whole genome shotgun sequence genomic region, the following are encoded:
- the LOC120778822 gene encoding uncharacterized protein LOC120778822, with amino-acid sequence MSVTKFLKFINLSRINDSKDFLGISPGGSNGSVIITLSRNIVIVVKISTQQQICSWSTQEKLSSKVIFDNSSNKYVGIFGNRYIRCWDASVTDINSIKKFKLQKYVVDIIPSIDEPIILYSDGYWDRLSKALSLLRESHSIPDSSETAHQKCGNIKDANTNFCIDGEQVLTYFVPSGDSKEIELVIMPLKSGGKRKSLKIGRKDITASLSGYAIVEGENNCVLLTIWSDRRLFLLNLDECMESEHSPGNFVAVISTLNVDSPLSILGIAKNCVAIYGANNNQEGASLLLYNTQFKVVKAQQYFKVFFDSSRIWIIDDNILLAMGQNLSVVTYRMPQELLVDLLGTYHCENPIRIEGDLINEEDYLQSICSYKENVSPVNTSNYESLTNIQDYRNHLPTSHDTSYNYYDLREKSKPFIKVDQGKCFLNNTITVQESKLETDLINRTLFEFFIHQLENYGTTKEEVSEKLLFLLEKCGATSKMTSLLSRLSSAPLSVFAKVFFSILMKRSSNSTYESFTAAMLRACCLETGIQPLQAAKINNFRSDLSSFDLIFLLDYFYNQLSQLSTSSSEICNMKLEMRIFYWFDILLNAYFQQLLLSKDNKVFELLLKWADLISSYRNQIKMLEDLETRLYNLVQKEYFVENSNSFLWYSIEDLCF; translated from the exons ATGAGTGTgacaaagtttttaaaatttattaatttatctagGATTAATGATTCCAAAGATTTTCTTGGTATTTCTCCTGGTGGTAGTAATGGAAgtgtaataattacattgagtagaaatattgttattgttgttaag ATATCCACGCAACAACAGATTTGTAGCTGGTCGACGCAAGAAAAATTGTCTTCAAAAGTTATCTTTGACAATTCAAGTAACAAATATGTAGGAATCTTCGGAAACCGATATATTCGTTGTTGGGACGCCTCTGTTACTGATATAAattcgataaaaaaatttaag TTGCAGAAATATGTTGTGGATATCATACCAAGCATAGACGAACCAATAATTCTTTATAGTGACGGCTATTGGGATCGACTTTCAAAAGCTCTTTCATTACTAAGAGAATCACATTCTATTCCTGATTCATCGGAAACCGCACATCAAAAATGTGGTAACATTAAGGacgcaaatacaaatttttgtattgatgGAGAACAAGTTCTAACCTATTTTGTACCATCTGGAGACAGTAAGGAAATTGAACTTGTAATTATGCCATTAAAAAGTGGTGGAAAAAGAAAGAGTTTAAAAATTGGGCGAAAGGACATTACAGCCAGTTTATCAGGTTATGCTATAGTTGAAGGAGAGAATAATTGTGTATTGCTAACAATTT GGTCAGACCGCAGACTATTTCTACTTAACCTAGATGAATGCATGGAATCGGAACATTCTCCGGGCAATTTCGTAGCCGTTATTTCAACACTTAACGTTGATTCTCCACTATCGATTTTAGGAATAGCTAAGAATTGCGTAGCAATTTATGGTGCAAATAATAATCAAGAAGGCGCTtcgttattattatataatacacaGTTCAAAGTAGTCAAAGCACAACAGTATTTTAAAGTGTTCTTCGATTCTTCTCGCATTTGGATAATTGACGACAATATTCTGTTAGCTATGGGTCAAAATTTATCTGTTGTAACATACCGCATGCCCCAAGAACTTTTGGTTGATTTACTTGGAACTTATCATTGTGAAAACCCCATTAGAATTGAAGGTGATCTTATAAATGAGGAGGATTATCTTCAATCTATTTGCTCATATAAAGAAAATGTATCCCCTGTGAACACAAGTAACTATGAGTCCCTTACGAATATTCAAGATTATAGAAATCATCTTCCAACATCCCATGACACTTCATACAATTACTATGATTTAAGAGAAAAAAGTAAGCCGTTTATAAAAGTTGATCAAGGGAAATGCTTTCTAAATAATACAATTACTGTGCAGGAATCGAAATTGGAAACAGATCTAATCAACAGAACActatttgagttttttattcATCAATTAGAAAATTATGGAACTACTAAAGAAGAAGTTTCAGAAAAACTTCtttttttgttggaaaaatGTGGGGCCACTTCTAAAATGACGAGCTTATTAAGTCGATTGTCAAGCGCGCCTTTATCTGTATTTGCTAAGGTTTTTTTCTCTATTCTTATGAAAAGGAGTTCCAACTCTACATACGAAAGTTTTACTGCGGCCATGTTAAGAGCGTGTTGTCTTGAAACCGGCATTCAACCATTACAAGCtgctaaaattaataattttagaagTGATTTGAGTTCATTTGATTTGATATTCCTACTTGATTACTTTTATAATCAACTTAGCCAACTATCAACGTCATCCTCCGAAATCTGCAATATGAAATTAGAAATGAGAATCttttattggtttgatattttGCTAAATGCATATTTTCAGCAGCTGCTATTGTCAAAGGATAATAAAGTATTTGAATTACTTTTGAAGTGGGCggatttaatttcttcataccgaaatcaaataaaaatgctgGAAGACTTAGAAACACGACTTTATAACCTTGTCCAAAAAGAATACTTTGTAGAAAATTCAAACTCCTTTCTGTGGTACAGCATTGAAgatttatgtttttga